Proteins from a single region of Desulfolutivibrio sulfoxidireducens:
- a CDS encoding GAF domain-containing protein, whose translation MSDTTFYQKLMALALNVFDAYSAVLFLPEPDSVNCRVAAYYSLGDDVKADVVISPGMGLAGWIVHNQKPLLVGNFDQKRGFLGYYDQKDEARIRAFMGCPVTEGGGAICLDSRKTFTFGEKDQKILGQFAEMAGAHAASERRQAGDRRDARYYQALATISGLRRTHPKWPAFQAALLRILSETSGFDFCFLAVRDESGHSYYLDAMNRSLFENPLDAPRKFTLGQGLIGWVFKNHSPAFVGDGESTAASTPLFGKDVAAAEFRSVICLPLTFARRTRAVLVLADEKPLGFGPEIQGFVRMASEYLVLFLENLHLKSRLPPSAS comes from the coding sequence ATGTCCGACACCACGTTCTACCAAAAGCTCATGGCCTTGGCCTTAAACGTCTTCGACGCCTATTCGGCCGTGCTTTTTCTGCCCGAACCGGATTCCGTGAATTGTCGCGTGGCGGCGTACTACAGCCTTGGCGACGACGTGAAGGCGGACGTGGTCATCTCGCCGGGAATGGGCCTGGCCGGCTGGATCGTCCACAACCAAAAACCCCTTCTGGTCGGCAATTTCGACCAGAAACGGGGATTTCTCGGCTACTACGACCAGAAAGACGAGGCCCGCATCCGGGCCTTCATGGGCTGTCCCGTGACCGAAGGCGGCGGGGCCATCTGCCTCGACAGTCGCAAAACCTTCACCTTCGGCGAGAAGGACCAGAAGATCCTCGGGCAGTTCGCCGAGATGGCCGGCGCCCATGCCGCCTCCGAGCGCCGCCAGGCCGGGGATCGTCGCGACGCCCGGTACTATCAGGCCCTGGCGACCATCAGCGGCCTGCGCCGTACCCACCCCAAATGGCCCGCCTTCCAGGCCGCCCTGCTGCGCATTCTCTCCGAGACCAGCGGTTTCGACTTCTGCTTTCTGGCCGTGCGCGACGAATCCGGACATTCCTACTATCTCGACGCCATGAATCGCAGCCTCTTCGAAAACCCCCTGGACGCTCCCCGGAAATTCACTCTGGGCCAGGGGCTTATCGGATGGGTCTTCAAAAACCATTCCCCGGCCTTCGTCGGGGACGGGGAGTCCACAGCCGCCTCCACGCCGCTTTTCGGCAAGGACGTGGCCGCGGCCGAATTCCGCAGCGTCATCTGCCTGCCGCTCACCTTCGCCCGGCGCACTCGGGCGGTTCTGGTCCTGGCCGATGAAAAGCCCCTGGGCTTTGGTCCCGAGATCCAGGGCTTCGTCCGCATGGCCTCGGAATACCTTGTTCTTTTCCTGGAAAATCTGCATCTTAAAAGCCGGCTCCCCCCATCCGCATCGTAG
- a CDS encoding glutamate synthase gives MCRLFALTSQEPVSPMLAVNALNVMKEGHDGSGVGLYLNGLGGPFGQMRDCPILSGIFTEKGLRLLDEYATSKGFLAKHTVAITPKNDPPAGTPRRGTYLARAYEPSVKWRDLPRAKREAILVTARLDLRRMGADNEDIKVFSFWPDTVMIKEVGDPVTIAEYLGLDREELHARRILAQGRQNTNYAINLYACHPFFIQGISTMTNGENTAFVPIREYLYSRGVTGYEGYQSDSEVFTHILHFTLYRLGLGLEAYKHVITPLADTELEGHTDRAFLTNLKHVCRKLTIDGPNCVIGCTPDGSMFMVQDRKKLRPGVVGGRPGIFAFSSEICGLNEAIPNRDRTKDFQPMYLDTAIVGPDCREVKICRQSQSLLRPH, from the coding sequence ATGTGTCGTCTTTTCGCCCTCACCAGCCAGGAGCCGGTTTCGCCCATGCTGGCCGTCAACGCCTTAAACGTCATGAAGGAAGGCCATGACGGCTCCGGCGTGGGGCTCTATCTGAATGGGCTCGGCGGTCCCTTCGGGCAGATGCGCGACTGCCCCATCCTTTCCGGCATCTTCACCGAAAAGGGCCTGCGACTTTTGGACGAATACGCCACGAGCAAAGGTTTTTTGGCTAAGCATACCGTGGCCATCACGCCCAAAAACGACCCCCCGGCCGGGACGCCAAGGCGCGGCACCTATCTGGCCCGGGCCTATGAGCCCTCGGTCAAGTGGCGGGACCTGCCCCGCGCCAAACGCGAAGCCATCCTGGTTACGGCCCGCCTGGACCTGCGCCGCATGGGCGCGGACAACGAGGATATCAAGGTGTTCAGCTTCTGGCCGGACACGGTCATGATCAAGGAGGTGGGCGATCCGGTGACCATCGCCGAATACCTGGGCCTTGACCGGGAGGAACTCCACGCCCGGCGCATCCTGGCCCAGGGGCGGCAAAACACCAACTACGCCATCAACCTCTATGCCTGCCATCCCTTCTTCATCCAGGGCATAAGCACCATGACCAACGGGGAGAACACCGCCTTCGTGCCCATCCGGGAATACCTGTATTCCCGGGGCGTGACCGGATACGAGGGCTATCAGTCCGACTCCGAGGTGTTCACCCATATCCTGCATTTCACCCTGTACCGGCTGGGGCTTGGGCTCGAGGCCTACAAGCACGTCATCACCCCCTTGGCCGATACGGAATTGGAAGGCCACACCGACCGGGCTTTCCTGACGAACTTGAAGCACGTCTGCCGCAAGCTGACCATCGACGGCCCCAATTGCGTCATCGGCTGCACCCCGGACGGCTCCATGTTCATGGTCCAGGACAGAAAGAAGCTCAGACCCGGCGTGGTGGGCGGCCGCCCCGGCATCTTCGCCTTTTCGTCGGAGATCTGCGGCTTGAACGAGGCCATCCCCAATCGTGACCGGACCAAGGATTTCCAACCCATGTATCTCGATACGGCCATTGTCGGGCCGGATTGCCGGGAGGTGAAGATATGCCGTCAGAGCCAGTCATTACTCCGTCCACACTAA
- a CDS encoding FAD-dependent oxidoreductase has protein sequence MATHSSTTVHISGQEDGRRVESRILEERIQRAVTQGARDLAIEAHGQHGLGGRLWISEKEPITVSITGSAGQRVGAMGFPNTRIEVLGPASDDVGWLNAGAEIVVHGNASNGCANAMAQGKVMIGGNIGARGMTMTKANPRFTPPELWVLGSAGDSFAEFMAGGTAVICGHTPQDPENVLGFRPCVGMVGGRILVRGPHKGFSLKDARLEPISDADWDWLTTNLRGFLKAIRRPELLDVLTVRETWQQIVAKSPYEKSAVTRRSMSEFRTQVWDRELGRGGLIGDLTPLDRSPIPLIVSGELRRFVPVWENKVRKAPCQSSCPTGIPVQQRWQLIRDGHVDEAVDLALAYTPFPATVCGYLCPHLCMQGCTRSTKSMIPVDITFLGKAGVNSKIPALPELSGKKVAVIGGGAAGISAAWQIRLQGHEAVIHDMDATLGGKLTSAIPSTRIPKDVLDAELTRVRQVLPHVHLKHKLTRDEFQGIVDTHDFTVLAVGAQKPRVLSVPGADKAIAALTFLKLAKKGQAKPGKRLVIVGAGNVGCDVATEAARFGAEDITLIDIQKPAAFGKEKIDAEAVGAKFRWPCFTREITDQGLVLTTGELIPADTVVFSIGDQPDLDFLPATIAQNRGYVVVNDQGQTSESKVFAIGDIVKPGLLTDAIGAGRKAALTIGDMLAGRRPTPDTRETIAYSRIKLEYFDPRLPSFSDMGQCASECSSCGSCRDCGMCEIICPRGAISRKALDGKNFEMVCDAEKCIGCGFCAGVCPCGVWSMFPNTPMG, from the coding sequence ATGGCAACACACTCTTCGACGACCGTCCACATCAGCGGCCAGGAGGACGGCCGCCGCGTGGAATCGCGCATTCTTGAGGAACGCATCCAGCGCGCCGTCACCCAGGGTGCCCGCGACCTGGCCATCGAGGCCCACGGCCAGCACGGCCTGGGCGGCCGTTTGTGGATATCCGAAAAAGAGCCCATCACCGTCAGCATCACCGGCTCGGCCGGACAGCGCGTGGGGGCCATGGGCTTCCCCAACACCCGCATCGAGGTCCTTGGCCCCGCCTCCGACGACGTGGGCTGGCTCAACGCCGGGGCCGAGATCGTGGTCCACGGCAACGCCTCCAACGGCTGCGCCAACGCCATGGCCCAGGGCAAGGTCATGATCGGCGGCAACATCGGGGCCCGGGGCATGACCATGACCAAGGCCAACCCCCGTTTCACCCCGCCCGAACTGTGGGTCCTGGGGTCGGCCGGCGACTCCTTCGCCGAATTCATGGCCGGCGGCACGGCCGTCATCTGCGGCCACACCCCCCAGGACCCGGAAAATGTCCTCGGGTTTCGTCCCTGCGTGGGCATGGTCGGCGGCCGCATCCTCGTGCGCGGCCCCCACAAGGGCTTCTCCCTGAAGGATGCCCGCCTGGAGCCCATAAGCGATGCGGACTGGGACTGGCTGACCACCAACCTGCGCGGCTTCCTCAAGGCCATCCGCCGCCCCGAGCTTCTCGACGTCCTGACCGTGCGGGAGACGTGGCAGCAGATCGTGGCCAAGAGCCCCTACGAGAAATCCGCGGTCACCCGCCGCTCCATGTCCGAGTTCCGCACCCAGGTCTGGGATCGGGAATTGGGCCGGGGCGGGCTTATCGGCGACCTGACCCCGCTCGACAGAAGCCCCATTCCGCTTATCGTCAGCGGCGAACTGCGCCGTTTCGTCCCGGTATGGGAAAACAAGGTTCGCAAGGCCCCCTGCCAGTCGAGCTGTCCCACGGGCATCCCGGTGCAGCAACGCTGGCAGCTCATCCGTGACGGGCATGTGGACGAGGCCGTGGACCTGGCCCTGGCCTACACCCCCTTCCCGGCCACGGTTTGCGGCTACCTGTGCCCGCACCTGTGCATGCAGGGCTGCACCCGCTCCACCAAGAGCATGATCCCGGTGGACATCACCTTTCTGGGCAAGGCCGGGGTCAACAGCAAAATCCCCGCCCTGCCCGAGCTCTCCGGCAAAAAGGTGGCGGTCATCGGCGGCGGCGCGGCCGGTATCTCCGCCGCCTGGCAAATCCGCCTCCAGGGCCACGAGGCCGTCATCCACGACATGGACGCAACCCTGGGCGGCAAGCTGACCTCGGCCATCCCGAGCACCCGCATCCCCAAGGACGTCCTGGACGCCGAACTTACGCGCGTCCGCCAGGTGCTGCCCCACGTCCACCTCAAGCACAAACTGACCAGGGACGAGTTCCAGGGCATCGTGGACACCCACGACTTCACCGTCCTGGCCGTTGGCGCGCAAAAGCCCCGGGTCCTGTCCGTTCCCGGCGCGGACAAGGCCATCGCGGCCCTGACCTTCCTTAAGCTTGCCAAGAAGGGCCAGGCCAAGCCCGGCAAGCGCCTGGTCATCGTGGGCGCGGGCAACGTGGGCTGCGACGTGGCCACCGAGGCCGCCCGGTTCGGGGCCGAGGACATCACGCTCATCGACATCCAAAAGCCCGCCGCCTTCGGCAAGGAAAAAATCGACGCCGAGGCCGTGGGCGCGAAGTTCCGCTGGCCCTGCTTCACCAGGGAAATCACCGACCAGGGCCTGGTTCTGACCACCGGCGAACTCATCCCCGCCGATACCGTGGTCTTCTCCATCGGCGACCAGCCCGACCTGGACTTCCTGCCCGCCACCATCGCCCAAAATCGCGGCTACGTGGTGGTCAACGACCAGGGGCAGACCTCGGAATCCAAGGTCTTCGCCATCGGCGACATCGTCAAGCCCGGCCTTCTGACCGACGCCATCGGCGCGGGCCGCAAGGCCGCCCTGACCATCGGCGACATGCTCGCCGGCCGGCGCCCCACCCCGGACACCCGGGAAACCATCGCCTACTCGCGCATCAAACTGGAATATTTCGATCCGCGCCTGCCCTCCTTCTCGGATATGGGCCAGTGCGCCTCGGAATGCTCCTCGTGCGGCTCCTGCCGGGACTGCGGCATGTGCGAGATCATCTGCCCGCGCGGGGCCATCTCCCGCAAGGCCCTTGACGGCAAGAACTTCGAGATGGTCTGCGACGCCGAGAAATGCATCGGCTGCGGCTTCTGCGCCGGCGTGTGCCCCTGCGGCGTCTGGTCCATGTTCCCCAATACCCCCATGGGATAA
- a CDS encoding glutamate synthase-related protein — translation MPSEPVITPSTLSLKDLPWLLTWDKATCTLCGRCTAVCPVSAIELGVFRKREVSAPLGLKNKPTANVTVYHGIRQRTDPAYRCIGCGMCNMVCPNNAIRPFSQSDATTLKFHNNRGGQPRTRGGRRNDPGSLLDRIKFIRISMLTDPALDAGRHEFELRTLIGRILPPEEGLKAFDEHRWTPPVREIYPLLIGGMSFGALSPNMWEGLQMGVAYLNEELHMPVRMCTGEGGCPPRLLRSRFLKYVILQIASGYFGWDEIIHAIPEMKEDPCAVEIKYGQGAKPGDGGLLMWHKVNKLIAAIRGVPPGVSLPSPPTHQTKYSIEEAVAKMIQSMSMAWGFRVPVYPKISGTTTAGAVLNNLVRNPFAAALAIDGEDGGTGAAYTVSMDHMGHPIASNLRDCYLSLVEQGRQNEIPLIAGGGIGKNGNLAANAASLIMLGASAVQVGKYIMQSAAGCVGSEIDRCNVCNIGVCPKGITSQDPRVYRRLDPEKVAERLVDTFLAFDVELRKIVAPLGRSTSLPIGMSDALGISDYRAAERLKIKYVV, via the coding sequence ATGCCGTCAGAGCCAGTCATTACTCCGTCCACACTAAGCCTCAAGGACCTCCCCTGGCTCCTTACCTGGGACAAGGCCACCTGCACCCTGTGCGGGCGGTGTACGGCCGTGTGCCCGGTCAGCGCCATCGAGCTCGGCGTGTTCCGCAAGCGCGAGGTGTCCGCGCCCCTGGGCCTCAAAAACAAGCCCACAGCCAACGTGACGGTCTACCACGGCATCCGCCAGCGCACGGACCCGGCGTATCGGTGCATCGGCTGCGGCATGTGCAACATGGTCTGCCCCAACAACGCCATCCGCCCCTTCTCCCAATCGGACGCCACCACGCTCAAGTTCCACAACAACCGGGGCGGCCAGCCACGGACCAGGGGCGGACGGCGCAACGACCCCGGAAGCCTGCTCGACCGGATCAAGTTCATCCGCATCTCCATGCTCACCGACCCGGCCCTGGACGCCGGACGCCACGAGTTCGAACTGCGGACCCTCATCGGCCGCATCCTGCCGCCGGAAGAGGGCCTGAAGGCCTTTGACGAGCATCGCTGGACCCCGCCGGTGCGCGAGATCTATCCGCTTTTGATCGGCGGCATGTCGTTCGGCGCGCTCTCCCCCAACATGTGGGAGGGCCTGCAGATGGGCGTGGCCTATTTGAACGAGGAACTGCACATGCCCGTGCGCATGTGCACCGGCGAGGGCGGCTGCCCGCCCCGGCTTCTGCGCTCGCGCTTCCTCAAGTACGTCATCCTGCAGATCGCCAGCGGCTATTTCGGCTGGGACGAGATCATCCACGCCATCCCCGAGATGAAGGAAGACCCCTGCGCCGTGGAGATCAAGTACGGCCAGGGGGCCAAGCCCGGCGACGGCGGGCTTCTGATGTGGCACAAGGTCAACAAGCTCATCGCGGCCATCCGGGGCGTGCCCCCGGGCGTGAGCCTGCCCAGCCCCCCGACGCACCAGACCAAGTACTCCATCGAGGAGGCCGTGGCCAAGATGATCCAGTCCATGTCCATGGCCTGGGGCTTCCGGGTGCCGGTCTATCCCAAGATCTCCGGCACCACCACGGCCGGCGCGGTCTTAAACAACCTGGTGCGCAATCCCTTCGCCGCGGCCCTGGCCATCGACGGCGAGGACGGCGGCACCGGCGCGGCCTACACCGTGTCCATGGACCACATGGGCCATCCCATCGCCTCCAACCTGCGCGACTGCTACCTGTCCCTGGTGGAACAGGGCCGCCAGAACGAGATCCCGCTCATCGCCGGCGGCGGCATCGGCAAAAACGGCAACCTGGCCGCCAACGCCGCGTCGCTGATCATGCTCGGGGCCAGCGCCGTGCAGGTCGGAAAGTACATCATGCAGTCCGCGGCCGGATGCGTGGGCTCGGAAATCGACCGCTGCAACGTGTGCAACATCGGCGTATGCCCCAAGGGCATCACCTCCCAGGACCCCCGGGTGTATCGCCGCCTGGACCCGGAGAAGGTGGCCGAACGGCTGGTGGACACATTTTTGGCCTTCGACGTGGAGCTTCGCAAAATCGTGGCCCCGCTTGGGCGGTCCACCTCGTTGCCCATCGGCATGTCCGACGCCCTGGGGATCAGCGACTACCGCGCCGCCGAGCGGCTCAAGATCAAATACGTGGTCTAG
- a CDS encoding peptidase-C39 like family protein, giving the protein MESKLGVEILPQPDDITCGPTCLHAVYHYYGDRIGLERVIEEVPTLEGGGTLGVLLGSHALARGYRARLYTFNLRVFDPTWFGPGAPDLAERLAERLKAARDPKQRLAARAYLRFLRRGGEIVFEDLTAALIRSLLIRGLPILTGLSATYLYRTPRERDDENGRIIYDDVRGEPSGHFVVISGYHREARVARIADPFLPNPMSEGQYYDVPLNRLICAIMLGVLTYDANMLVIFPRRIKTKKHKSRR; this is encoded by the coding sequence ATGGAATCCAAACTCGGCGTCGAAATCCTCCCCCAACCGGACGACATCACCTGCGGGCCAACCTGCCTGCACGCCGTCTATCATTATTATGGAGACCGCATCGGCCTGGAAAGGGTCATTGAGGAGGTCCCCACCCTCGAGGGCGGCGGTACCCTGGGGGTGCTTCTCGGCAGCCACGCTTTGGCCCGGGGGTATCGGGCCAGACTCTACACCTTCAACCTGCGGGTCTTCGATCCCACCTGGTTCGGCCCGGGTGCGCCGGATCTGGCCGAACGGTTGGCCGAGCGGCTCAAGGCCGCGCGGGACCCCAAACAGCGTCTGGCCGCCCGGGCGTATCTGCGTTTTCTGCGGCGCGGCGGGGAGATCGTCTTCGAGGACCTGACCGCCGCGCTCATCCGTTCCCTGTTGATTCGGGGCCTGCCCATCCTCACCGGGCTATCGGCCACCTACCTGTACCGCACGCCCCGAGAGCGCGACGACGAGAACGGACGGATCATTTACGACGACGTGCGCGGCGAACCCTCGGGCCACTTCGTGGTCATAAGCGGCTACCATCGCGAGGCCCGCGTCGCCCGCATCGCCGATCCCTTTTTGCCCAACCCCATGAGCGAGGGACAATACTATGACGTGCCCCTAAACCGGCTCATCTGCGCCATCATGCTCGGCGTTTTGACCTACGACGCCAACATGCTGGTGATCTTCCCGCGCCGGATCAAAACGAAAAAGCATAAATCCAGGAGATAA
- a CDS encoding inositol monophosphatase family protein, protein MDDLLASAAAIVRQAGDIIRDHWDRPKDIRKKGRIDLVTRTDTAVERFLIEHLGRLLPDSTILAEESAATTVPGPQTWIIDPIDGTTNYAHGFPFVCTSVALWDGQKVTLAIIHAPILNETFLAAAGRGATRNDIPIHVSDTRTLTDALIATGFPYAIETHLPNILAELSKILPVTQGVRRPGSAALDLAYTAAGRFDAFYEKALNPWDTAAGWLLVTEAGGTVTQYLPHSPYTLHAPTILASNGHLHAPMLDLLAQE, encoded by the coding sequence ATGGATGACCTGCTCGCTTCCGCCGCCGCCATCGTGCGCCAGGCCGGCGACATCATCCGCGACCACTGGGACCGGCCCAAGGACATCCGCAAGAAAGGGCGCATCGACCTGGTCACCCGGACCGATACGGCCGTGGAACGCTTTCTGATCGAGCACCTCGGCCGCCTGCTTCCCGATTCCACCATCCTGGCCGAGGAATCCGCCGCGACAACCGTCCCCGGCCCGCAAACCTGGATCATCGATCCCATAGACGGCACCACCAACTACGCCCACGGCTTTCCCTTCGTGTGCACCTCCGTGGCCCTGTGGGATGGCCAAAAAGTAACCCTGGCCATCATTCACGCCCCCATCCTGAACGAAACCTTCCTGGCCGCCGCCGGTCGCGGCGCAACCCGCAACGACATTCCCATCCACGTCTCCGACACCCGGACCCTCACCGACGCCCTCATCGCCACCGGCTTTCCCTACGCCATCGAGACCCATCTCCCGAATATCCTGGCCGAACTTTCGAAGATCCTTCCCGTCACCCAGGGCGTGCGCCGCCCCGGCTCCGCCGCCCTGGACTTGGCCTATACCGCCGCCGGACGCTTCGACGCCTTCTACGAGAAGGCGCTTAACCCCTGGGATACCGCCGCCGGATGGCTCCTGGTCACCGAGGCCGGCGGCACGGTCACCCAGTACCTTCCCCACAGCCCCTACACCCTCCACGCCCCGACCATCCTGGCCTCCAATGGCCACCTGCACGCCCCCATGCTCGACCTGTTGGCCCAGGAATGA
- a CDS encoding integrase core domain-containing protein → MDERVRFVVETQLGMKSIQQLCHDYGISRKTGYKWLERHAEGGFEACIDQSRAPHSCPHKTSDKIEARLIELRNLYPKWGPKKLVALLEMEMKESHVISASTAGDILYRHGLVVPRKVKKRNYGKTKTHFLREPTSANDVWAVDYKGWFRTKDHFVCHPLTVTDLHSRYVLWCKGHRKQSASEVEKDFETIFTTYGVPLALRMDNGSPFGSTGPGGLTYLSLRWMQIGIDIEFITPGKPQQNGSHERMHRTLKFEAILPPARDIYEQQYRFDAWRERFNTLRPHESLQQKTPGSVYSPSPRRYTGRKGFTYPGYFEVRSVRKDGMFFWKGTLRFVGEAFGKEQIGLVRDHEDRWLVFAGEMLVGWFHESLSGVRPLSEWESFCGRDGRRPPTGSL, encoded by the coding sequence ATGGATGAGCGTGTTCGATTCGTCGTTGAAACACAACTGGGCATGAAATCGATCCAGCAGCTTTGCCATGACTATGGAATCAGTCGCAAGACAGGCTATAAGTGGTTAGAAAGGCATGCTGAAGGTGGTTTTGAAGCCTGTATAGATCAAAGTCGAGCGCCTCATTCATGTCCACATAAGACCAGTGACAAGATAGAAGCACGGTTAATTGAGTTGCGCAACCTCTATCCAAAGTGGGGTCCGAAAAAGCTTGTTGCGCTTCTTGAAATGGAGATGAAGGAAAGCCACGTCATCTCAGCGAGCACCGCAGGAGATATATTGTATCGCCATGGCTTGGTAGTTCCCAGAAAAGTAAAAAAACGAAATTACGGGAAGACGAAAACCCATTTTTTGAGGGAGCCAACATCTGCCAACGATGTATGGGCTGTGGATTATAAAGGATGGTTCCGGACCAAAGACCATTTCGTCTGCCATCCATTAACCGTAACAGATTTGCATAGCCGATATGTCTTGTGGTGCAAGGGGCACAGAAAACAATCGGCCTCTGAAGTAGAAAAAGATTTTGAAACAATCTTCACTACGTATGGAGTGCCACTGGCACTCAGAATGGACAATGGTTCCCCGTTTGGCTCAACTGGACCAGGAGGGCTGACATATTTAAGTCTGAGATGGATGCAGATTGGAATTGATATAGAATTCATAACTCCTGGGAAGCCGCAACAAAACGGAAGCCATGAGCGTATGCATAGAACATTGAAGTTTGAAGCTATATTGCCACCAGCACGTGATATATATGAACAGCAGTATCGTTTTGACGCCTGGAGAGAACGATTTAATACGCTTCGTCCCCATGAATCCTTGCAGCAGAAAACGCCAGGATCGGTATATTCTCCATCGCCTCGGCGTTATACTGGTAGAAAGGGATTCACATATCCAGGTTACTTTGAGGTCCGGTCCGTTCGAAAAGACGGCATGTTTTTTTGGAAGGGGACACTGCGTTTTGTCGGCGAGGCATTCGGAAAAGAACAGATCGGCCTGGTCCGTGACCACGAAGATCGATGGCTTGTGTTTGCCGGAGAGATGCTTGTGGGGTGGTTTCATGAATCGTTGTCGGGAGTTAGGCCCCTGAGCGAATGGGAATCATTTTGTGGCCGAGATGGGCGGCGGCCTCCGACGGGCTCTTTGTAG
- a CDS encoding rod shape-determining protein, whose amino-acid sequence MRSIFSRLFHFLGKDLAMDLGTANTLLYVQNEGIVLNEPSVVAIDNRSGSLVAVGTEAKEFLGRTPDRIRAIRPMKDGVIADFEVTRAMIAFFIRKVIHGFRFAKPKIVICVPTGITQVEKRAVIESAQLAGARDVRLVEEPMAAAIGAGLPIERPTGNMVVDIGGGTTEVAVISLSTIAYAESVRVAGDEMNETIQRFVQDQFQVLIGENLAEEIKIRIGSAMPLPEPKSMEVSGKSLIDGTPLNITITDDQIREAIKDPVNIIVSAVLKALEKTPPELVGDIAKNGLLLAGGGALLRGLDQLITQETNLSVFVDDDPLTTVVRGTGKTLDDRLRFVNVFIN is encoded by the coding sequence ATGCGCAGCATTTTTTCCCGGTTATTTCATTTTCTCGGCAAAGATTTGGCCATGGATCTGGGAACGGCCAATACCCTGCTCTACGTTCAAAACGAAGGCATCGTCCTGAACGAACCCTCGGTGGTGGCCATCGACAATCGTTCCGGTTCCCTGGTGGCCGTGGGCACCGAGGCCAAGGAATTCCTGGGACGGACCCCGGACCGCATCCGGGCCATCCGGCCCATGAAAGACGGGGTCATCGCCGACTTCGAGGTCACCCGGGCCATGATCGCCTTTTTCATCCGCAAGGTGATACACGGCTTCCGGTTCGCCAAACCCAAAATCGTCATCTGCGTGCCCACGGGCATCACCCAGGTGGAAAAACGCGCCGTCATCGAGTCGGCGCAACTGGCCGGGGCGCGCGACGTGCGCCTCGTGGAGGAGCCCATGGCCGCGGCCATCGGCGCCGGGCTGCCCATCGAACGCCCGACCGGAAACATGGTCGTGGACATCGGCGGCGGCACCACCGAGGTGGCGGTCATCTCCCTGTCCACCATCGCCTACGCCGAATCCGTGCGCGTGGCCGGGGACGAGATGAACGAAACCATCCAGCGTTTTGTCCAGGACCAGTTCCAGGTGCTCATCGGCGAAAACCTGGCCGAGGAAATCAAGATCCGCATCGGTTCCGCCATGCCCCTGCCCGAACCCAAAAGCATGGAGGTCTCGGGCAAGAGCCTCATCGACGGCACGCCGCTGAACATCACCATCACCGATGACCAGATTCGCGAGGCCATCAAGGACCCGGTCAACATCATCGTCAGCGCGGTGCTCAAGGCCCTGGAAAAAACCCCTCCCGAACTCGTGGGCGATATCGCCAAAAACGGCCTGCTTCTGGCCGGCGGCGGCGCCCTTTTGAGAGGACTCGATCAGCTCATCACCCAGGAAACCAACCTGAGCGTCTTCGTGGACGACGATCCCCTGACCACCGTGGTCCGCGGAACCGGAAAAACCCTGGACGACCGCCTGCGGTTCGTCAACGTGTTCATCAACTGA